A DNA window from Piliocolobus tephrosceles isolate RC106 chromosome 9, ASM277652v3, whole genome shotgun sequence contains the following coding sequences:
- the SIRT1 gene encoding NAD-dependent protein deacetylase sirtuin-1 isoform X3 produces the protein MCLCSGRKTILEIYPGQFQPSLCHKFIALSDKEGKLLRNYTQNIDTLEQVAGIQRIIQCHGSFATASCLICKYKVDCEAVRGDIFNQVVPRCPRCPADEPLAIMKPEIVFFGENLPEQFHRAMKYDKDEVDLLIVIGSSLKVRPVALIPSSIPHEVPQILINREPLPHLHFDVELLGDCDVIINELCHRLGGEYAKLCCNPVKLSEITEKPPRTQKELAYLSDLPPTPLHISEDSSSPERTSPPDSSVIVTLLDQAAESNDDLDVSESKGRMEEKPQEVQNSRNVESIAEQMGNPDLKNVGSSTGEKNERTSVAGTVRKCWPSRVAKEQISKRLDGNQYLFLPPNRYIFHGAEVYSDSEDDVLSSSSCGSNSDSGTCQSPSLEEPMEDESEIEEFYNGLEDEPDVPERAGGAGFGTDGDDQEAINEAISMKQEVTDMNYPSNKS, from the exons ATGTGCCTGTGCAGTGGAAGGAAAACAATTTTG GAAATATATCCTGGACAATTCCAACCGTCTCTCTGTCACAAATTCATAGCCTTGTCGGATAAGGAAGGAAAACTACTTCGCAACTATACCCAGAACATAGACACGCTGGAACAGGTTGCGGGAATCCAGAGGATAATTCAGTGTCATG GTTCCTTTGCAACAGCATCTTGCCTGATTTGTAAATACAAAGTTGACTGTGAAGCTGTACGAGGAGATATTTTTAATCAG GTAGTTCCTCGATGTCCTAGGTGCCCAGCTGATGAACCGCTTGCTATCATGAAACCAGAGATTGTGTTTTTTGGTGAAAATTTACCAGAACAGTTTCATAGAGCCATGAAGTATGACAAAGATGAAGTTGACCTCCTCATTGTTATTGGGTCTTCCCTCAAAGTAAGACCGGTAGCACTAATTCCAA GTTCCATACCCCATGAAGTGCCTCAGATATTAATTAATAGAGAACCTTTGCCTCATCTGCATTTTGATGTAGAACTTCTTGGAGACTGTGATGTCATAATTAATGAATTGTGTCATAGGTTAGGTGGTGAATATGCCAAACTTTGCTGTAACCCTGTAAAGCTTTCAGAAATTACTGAAAAACCCCCACGAACACAAAAAGAATTGGCTTATTTGTCAGACTTGCCACCCACACCTCTTCATATTTCAGAAGACTCAAGTTCACCAGAAAGAACTTCACCACCAGATTCTTCAGTGATTGTCACACTTTTAGACCAAGCAGCTGAGAGTAATGATGATTTAGATGTGTCTGAATCAAAAGGTCGTATGGAAGAAAAACCACAGGAAGTACAGAATTCTAGGAATGTTGAAAGTATTGCTGAACAGATGGGAAATCCGGATTTGAAGAATGTTGGTTCCAGTACtggggagaaaaatgaaagaacttcAGTGGCTGGAACAGTGAGAAAATGCTGGCCTAGTAGAGTGGCAAAGGAGCAGATTAGTAAGCGGCTTGATG GTAATCAGTATCTGTTTTTGCCACCAAATCGTTACATTTTCCATGGCGCTGAGGTATATTCAGACTCTGAAGATGACGTCTTATCCTCTAGTTCTTGTGGCAGTAACAGTGATAGTGGGACATGCCAGAGTCCAAGTTTAGAAGAACCCATGGAAGATGAAAGTGAAATTGAAGAATTCTACAATGGCTTAGAAGATGAGCCTGATGTTCCAGAGAGAGCTGGAGGAGCTGGATTTGGGACTGATGGAGATGATCAAGAGGCAATTAATGAAGCTATATCTATGAAACAGGAAGTAACAGACATGAACTATCCATCAAACAAATCATAG